From one Humulus lupulus chromosome 8, drHumLupu1.1, whole genome shotgun sequence genomic stretch:
- the LOC133793952 gene encoding uncharacterized protein LOC133793952 translates to MAAKVSTAGVKDSGMSADSGKGFSATTVSHGWAFPWTKAHRQTSKAARRRRQQLLRFQTERILPEKKIKNGTMAIIQAKKSTEDLKEITHKVYFDVEIDGKLAGESFW, encoded by the exons ATGGCAGCGAAGGTCTCCACGGCAGGCGTGAAGGACTCAGGCATGTCGGCGGACTCTGGCAAGGGATTCTCGGCCACAACTGTCAGCCACGGCTGGGCATTTCCTTGGACGAAAGCACATCGGCAGACATCAAAGGCAGCACGGCGGCGGCGGCAGCAG CTGCTGCGATTCCAAACTGAGAGAATTTTGCCGGAGAAGAAGATCAAAAATGGCACCATGGCCATTATCCAG GCCAAGAAATCGACGGAAGATCTGAAAGAAATCACTCACAAAGTCTACTTTGACGTTGAGATAGATGGAAAACTAGCTG GGGAAAGCTTTTGGTGA